From Spirosoma agri, one genomic window encodes:
- a CDS encoding L-serine ammonia-lyase — protein sequence MINAPITTSVFDLFKVGPGPSSSHTIGPMKAAFDFRERLATLSTDLQEQADSVHVMLYGSLSATGKGHGTDRAIVAGLLGWQPETTDPDALLRLLRDPSVHYPVPVGSKRIELEPQQIHFERKRYESPYANTMVIQLRAGDQVLTEEEYYSVGGGFIIRKGEPEVIPGSLVVPYPYGTMNELKAQLTEHAISLDELLMANETALTGRSRAEVNQRLDQILDFMHKAVRRGLRHKGVLPGSIKLTRKAPILFQQAKGMSQSSDSFLIFLNAYCLAASEENAAGGIVVTAPTSGASGVIPGLTYLAKHHFHYDKATLRAGMLAAAAVGFLVKHNASISGAEMGCMGEIGTASAMGAAFLTRCAQSVGSIGAIEAAAEIGIEHHLGMTCDPIGGYVQIPCIERNAMGAVKAYNAYLLATSGAASFQKISLDAVIKVMKATGRDMSTKYKETSEAGLALSATEC from the coding sequence ATGATTAACGCACCGATCACCACGTCCGTTTTTGACCTGTTTAAAGTCGGGCCGGGACCGTCGAGTTCGCACACCATCGGCCCCATGAAGGCGGCTTTCGATTTTCGGGAACGCCTGGCAACACTCTCCACTGACCTACAGGAGCAAGCCGACTCCGTACACGTGATGCTCTACGGATCGCTGAGCGCAACCGGCAAAGGACACGGCACCGATCGGGCCATTGTGGCGGGATTGCTGGGGTGGCAGCCGGAAACCACCGACCCTGACGCATTGCTTCGCTTACTGCGCGATCCTTCGGTCCACTACCCCGTACCAGTCGGCTCGAAACGTATCGAACTGGAACCTCAACAGATTCATTTTGAGCGCAAACGCTACGAGTCACCTTACGCCAACACGATGGTCATTCAGCTCCGGGCGGGTGATCAGGTGCTGACGGAAGAGGAATATTACTCGGTTGGTGGCGGATTCATTATCCGTAAAGGCGAACCAGAGGTCATTCCGGGTAGTCTCGTAGTGCCGTATCCGTATGGCACGATGAACGAACTCAAAGCGCAGCTCACGGAACACGCTATTTCGCTTGATGAGCTACTGATGGCGAACGAAACGGCGCTCACGGGTCGTAGCCGGGCCGAAGTCAACCAGCGGCTCGATCAGATTCTGGACTTTATGCACAAGGCCGTTCGTCGGGGATTACGACACAAAGGCGTTTTGCCCGGTTCGATCAAACTGACCCGCAAGGCACCGATCTTGTTTCAGCAGGCGAAAGGAATGAGCCAGTCGTCGGATAGCTTTCTGATCTTCCTGAACGCCTATTGTCTGGCGGCTTCGGAAGAAAACGCAGCGGGTGGCATCGTCGTAACGGCTCCAACGTCCGGTGCGTCGGGCGTTATTCCGGGATTAACGTATCTGGCTAAACATCATTTCCACTACGACAAAGCCACACTGCGGGCGGGGATGCTGGCGGCTGCCGCAGTCGGTTTTCTGGTTAAGCACAATGCCAGTATTTCGGGTGCCGAGATGGGGTGCATGGGCGAGATCGGGACGGCATCCGCCATGGGAGCCGCTTTTCTGACACGTTGCGCCCAATCGGTGGGATCGATCGGTGCCATCGAAGCTGCGGCTGAAATTGGGATTGAACATCACCTCGGCATGACCTGCGATCCCATTGGCGGTTATGTACAGATTCCGTGCATCGAGCGCAATGCTATGGGTGCCGTAAAAGCCTATAATGCTTATCTGCTGGCCACATCGGGTGCGGCTTCTTTCCAGAAAATTTCCCTCGATGCGGTGATCAAAGTGATGAAGGCGACCGGGCGCGATATGTCCACCAAATATAAGGAAACGTCCGAAGCGGGTCTGGCCCTTAGCGCAACGGAATGCTGA
- a CDS encoding oxygenase MpaB family protein: MSPKNRPNSDLEQAHEQATFFVEPGSIVRQIWGDADVILLVFAGSAAEFALNRAVDWLFFTGKLPADPIARLFSTVRYAQEIVFAPEAKARQAIARMGAIHGGVEQKRGYQIPDWAYRDVLYMLIAYSERAYETLHRPLTNPEREELFRTFREVGAGMHVPDLPTTYADWRVDREAHLDRNLVRSDFTDKLFRRYREQLGGWRYDLLRQAQAVLVPAQVRSLLNLPPKPWLANSMGLYKVLNRLGLRSMVQRALLPTDYIDQIRSLDMHR, encoded by the coding sequence ATGAGCCCTAAGAACAGGCCGAATAGTGATCTTGAGCAGGCCCATGAACAGGCCACTTTTTTTGTAGAACCCGGCTCCATTGTCCGCCAGATATGGGGTGATGCGGATGTCATTTTACTTGTCTTTGCCGGATCAGCAGCTGAGTTTGCCCTCAACCGGGCGGTCGACTGGCTATTTTTTACGGGAAAGCTCCCCGCCGATCCCATTGCCCGGCTCTTCTCGACGGTTCGGTACGCACAGGAGATCGTGTTTGCCCCCGAAGCGAAAGCGCGTCAGGCCATTGCGCGGATGGGTGCCATTCACGGGGGAGTCGAGCAGAAACGAGGTTACCAGATTCCGGATTGGGCCTACCGTGATGTGCTTTACATGCTGATTGCTTATTCCGAACGGGCGTACGAAACCCTGCACCGGCCTCTCACCAATCCTGAACGTGAGGAATTGTTCCGTACCTTCCGCGAAGTGGGGGCGGGCATGCATGTTCCCGATCTGCCAACGACCTATGCCGACTGGCGCGTCGATCGGGAGGCTCACCTGGATCGGAATTTGGTTCGTAGTGACTTTACCGACAAACTATTCCGGCGATACCGCGAACAACTGGGCGGCTGGCGGTATGATCTGCTTCGGCAGGCACAGGCGGTATTAGTGCCAGCACAAGTACGCTCGTTATTAAATTTACCACCGAAACCCTGGCTGGCAAACTCTATGGGCCTGTATAAAGTACTAAACCGGCTGGGCCTGCGCTCAATGGTACAGCGCGCTTTGCTACCAACCGACTACATCGATCAGATTCGTAGCCTGGATATGCATCGGTAG